The DNA segment TTGCCTTGGAGTAAGCCGGGAATTGGAGGTATTGCTATGTTATTTCTAAGAATTTCTTTGGGTATTTCTGATTCCCCCCTCTGCCGACAACACCATGGTATGATAATCCACGTCGGATATTTTTTTTGTCCCCAAGAGGGAGCTGTAGTACTTGCAGGTAGGTGTCAAGCAGCGTCTCGTCCCATCCTTCAAAGGAGGACAGCATACACAGGAGGtcttgaggatatcttcaCCGTAAGATAGGCCTATTGGCCTCATCGCCCTTATCGGGAGACCAGGAAAGTCGCCACGTATTACATTGCGTCACAGCTAATGCACGTCATTTTGTCGGTGAATCTGCTTGCCAGAACGGTACGCCAGATCAAATGGTGTACTGAATCTTCAAACGCTGAAATCATATGGAGGGTTGGGGGAGTCAAAAGAAAAATCCGTTTTACTCTATAGGGGGTAATGATGCATTTTGGCATTTATATGTGATAGACTGTTAACCTGTTCATTACATGATGCAATGCCTTGCAAGTACAAGTCGGTTATCTTGATGTCTTAGATCAATGTCTCAGAACCCCCTCTTCAATGCAGTATAAGAATTCAGCTTTTTCCTTCATCGAGACAATCTAcctctgcttctcaagtcatTATATACACAAATATGGCATTCGTTACAAGGTCAACTACGAGCGAGCACAACAAGCTTTCAAGTCTCCCGTCCGATGGCCCCGAATCTTTAATTACGTTGACACAAATATATCAcccaccatctcctcacAAAGTACACCCAAGAGCAGACTAGGTCATTGGACAAGTTCGGCGATGGCTGTACCCGCATCTCAAGCAACTCGGTGCTGAGACGCTCATCAAGGGCATCGTCAACGAGACGGCGTCCATGTGCACGTATCTCTACCCAAACGCCGACGATGAGGGAATCTTTCTGGCTACAGGCTTCATGACTGTGCAATTTATCAACGATGACATCTTTGACAGCGCTGCTATCCTCAAGGCGATCCAGGCGACTCCATCGGGACAACGTCTGGCTAGAGATCTCCAGAAGTTGCGCGATACTCCGCAGCGGATGGCAGACGGTATTGTATCCGCTGCACGCATAATGGAGAATCCAAACTCATACGAAGAGTGCCGCGAGGTGGTTTCGGACTTGGAGACAGATCCGTTCCTCTTGGGAGCTATCTACGATCTTTCGACGCGCATGCACATCCGTGGCCGACGCATCAACGAGGAGCGCTTCGAGGTCTGGCTGGCCAAGTCTTGCGCTGCCATGAAGGACTTTGGCAAGTCTCATGCCCTGATCTACGGCGAAGCCAAGAACATGACCGTCGAAGAATATGCAGACCACAAATTGCAGAATTCCGGCATCATCTATACCGTTCTCTTTGTCGAGATGGCAATGGGTACTTTTCTCTCCAGGGAGCACAACGCTATTCCACGAATCCGTCAGATCCAGCAGCATAGCGAAAATATTGGCTCTTTACTAAATGAGATATTCTCATATGAGAAGGAGACATTTTTAGAGGATACAAATAATCTATTAGCCGTGCTGGTGCGTACGGAGAAGATTAGTTTACATGAGGCTGCGCAACGAGTCGGTGCGATGTCGCAGAGACATGCCCAGGAGGTGAAGCGCATTCggattgagattgaagctgagtATGATCATGGTAGTGGAGAGgatgttggtcttggaacGTACGTGGCGGACATGGAGTTGTTTGGCGCAGCGTGTTGGTTCTGGCAACTTCAGGGCACGAAGCGGTACTGCTCCAAGACATCACCGTTTGCTGAGCTGCGACTTGAGGGAGAAGATGGGAAGGCAGATTAAAAGTAGCTTATACTTACTCAAATAACATAAAAAGTTGGCCACTATCATTGCACATAAGGCCAAGAGACACCAGGGTCAATTCATCTGATTCTCGCGTCTCTTTGACAGTGTTTATCTTGGAACTTCTCGAAGCAGGTTTCTGTGGTTTAGTGAGTCGTCAAAATAAAGGCGCGGGCGCGTCATCTCAATTATCTCACCCTCCATTTCGCTTGACTGTCATCATATTCTGCATCAATGAGCCACCTGCTAAGTATAAATAAGTTACGATAGTTCATTCCGACTCTCCTTCACTTTTCCTTTCAGATTTTTTCAATCCATCTCACGTCTCCCTTAGCATTGACACTCCAACACTCAAGCTCACCTCACAACTCACAATGACCTCATCACACGACCCTACAGCTTTAACGCAAAGCTTTCACTACAAGACCTCAGCACACAGCTACGATGTGAAATGGGGTTCACTGGGTGATCCCAAGTCTCCTCCTCTCATTTTTATTCATGGGACTCCGTGGTCATCTCGCGTCTGGGTCCCTTTTGCCCTCTCATTGTCGCGTCAGTTTCACGTGTATCTCTTTGATAGACCTGGTTTCGGCGACACGCCAGCAGAGAAGAAATTAGATCCGACAAAGGCCATATCAAGCGCAATTGAGGAGTATGATAGCAACCTCGCGCGACAAGCAGAGGTGTTTGCTGCGCTCTTCAAGTCTTGGCAGACAGATTGGACTCAAGAGAAGGCTCACGTCATCGCCCACGATAACGCCGGTCTCGTCAGTCTACGAGGCTATCTCCTACATGGCTTGCCATATGCCAGCCTCTGTCTCATCGACGTTGTCGCAATCGGTCCATTTGGCCAACCTctcttcaaagtcatcgCCGAAAACCCGCAGCTGTTTGAACAACTCCCCGATACGGCCTTTGAGGGCATACTAGAGAGTTACATCAGCGACGCAGCATACTACGAACTACCAAAAGAGACAATGCAGATGCTTAAAGAGCCTTGGCTACGAGAAGGTGGAAAACGAGGCTTCATTCGTGAATTGTGCCAAGCCAACTCCAGATCGAcggaggaggtggaggcGAGATATGGAGAGGTCGGGCCGAAGCTGCCAATCAAGATCATCTGGGGAGCTGATGATAAGTGGCTCCCTGTGGAGGTTGCGCACAGATTAGGAAACGCGTTGAAGGCCAGCGAGGTTATCGTTATCGATAACGCTGGTCATCTGAGTATGATTGATCAGGGAGCGCGTGTTGGAGTTGAGTTGGGTTTGTGGCTTAGTGCTGCTTTGAATAAATAATAATAGAGACTAGAGTTCCTTTATCATTATCAAGCTGATTGCCtatctcatcttgatagGAGAATATTCTTGTGGTCAAAGTGAGTTAATGCAATAGTACATCTCGTGCGGAGGGTTAAGCTCCACAAAGATATGTCAGACGCATCGTCAGGGACGTGTTAAAGTCACCAATATCTTCGATAGCATTACATAGAAGTGAGGTAGACTGAACataaaatataaatatatcTATTATCCTGTTCTCTTCTCTGAATTGTGAATATAATATCGCTTCCTAGTCATTGATTTCTAGGGCACTACCCTATACTAACTGACGCAGCGGCCGGCCTTACTAGCGTTAGGTCTAGCGTCAGCTATTTTTACCGCAAAGACACACCAATTCTCGGGCTCTCGGACACTCATCGAACGCACCCGAAGCCATGTGTCGCACTTCGATCTGTGCTACGTAAATCTAGCACTACGCCAACAAGGCTACGGCTCAATACAACAGTCGCGAAAGCTTCAAAGTGGTATTTATCGTGTTGCAATAAAAGAACGTTCTCGCGAGATCATCACCCCTTGCTCAGGGTCACAATTTTATCCGAAACAAACCTTCTTTACGAGCTGACAGGAGGATTCTTTCGGTGCCTGACTAAAACAACTAGAGCCCACTGTGATTGTCAGGGCAGAAAAAGTCAATGATGCGTCCCGATTCCATTGATGATTGAATATTCTCAGCTATGCCGATAACACGGCCCAACTCATCCGATCTTGGAGGAATCAGCTGAAGTGTTCCCCATAGAGAGTGACGACTTACCCACCGGGTAATTACGCGTCAGGGAACCCGTTCTCCACTGGCAAGGATTGCGTTACGCAACGGTACCCAGTATTACCGGgtcaatcttcatctccccCCCTTTCGATTGCCTTATCAGTAACAGAAACTGGGTTCTGAACCAACACTCATGGGCTCAGAGCTCTAGACTAGctgaaaaaaaaagtttgCCAGGCGCAGCAAGATAACGCTGTCGCTTTTTATATACCCACCACAGCCTACCATTCCCTCCCACTTACCTAAAGTTTGCTTGCGCATCTTTGCTTTCATTTTCGCTTTTTGAACTCGTGGTAGGCCAACGTCGCATTCTTTAAAAGTCACTCGTTCTTTTTGTTGTGACCTGCTACGACTTTCACTCGTTTTTTTACTAATTTAACTAATCCAAAATTTCTTACTTTCTCCACGATGTATTGGTCCAGGATCGCCCTTGCGGGTCTttttgcttcagctgctgctcAGACCTACAGCGAGTGCAACCCTATGAAGAAGAGTATGTGAACAATATCCGCTTTGTTTTTCCTTAACAGACACTGATTATAGCCCAGCATGCTCTGCTGACAAAGGtcttgcttcttcatcatacTCGGTCGACTTCACGAagggtgctgatgatgacaatTGGGAGGGAACTGGCCATGGCACTGTCAAGTATACTTCTGATGGTGCCGAGTTCACTGTCTCCAAGCAGGGTGACTCGCCTACCATTCAGAGCAAGTGGTACATGTTCTTCGGTCGCATGGAGGTTCACTTGAAGGCCGCTCCTGGAACCGGCATCGTCTCATCTGTCGTCCTTCTTTctgatgttctcgacgaGATTGATTGGGAGTGGCTTGGAGGTAAAGACGGAGACGTTCAGACCAATTACTACGGCAAAGGAAACTCCGAATCCGATACTCGAAGCGCTACTTACGCAGTCACCCAAGCCCAGGAGGAGTTCCACAACTATACCATCCACTGGACCAAGGATTCTTGCGAGTGGTACATCAACGGCGTCGCTGTCCGCACACTCAATTATGCCGATGCTCTCGGAGGAGAGAACTATCCTCAGACTCCCATGCGCGTCAAGCTTGGTATCTGGGCCGGTGGCGATCCTGATAACGCTGAGGGAACTATCGAGTGGGCTGGCGGAGAGACTGATTACACTAAAGGTCCTTACACCATGACTGTTCAAAAGATTGCGATTGAGAACCTTAACCCTGCGGAGAGCTACACCTACAGCGATGAGACAGGTTCATACAAGAGCATCAAGTTTGACGAGAAGGATAGTGGcagtgacgacgacgatgatgactcctcatcaactgctTCCGAAGCCgcctcaaagacatcttcCAAGGGTACTACTTCCAAGACATCTTCCGAATCTACATTCACCACCAAGGCAACCAGCGAGACTGACTCCGagtcctcaacaacagcttcatccGACGCTTCTAGCGAGACTGAGAGCTccgacttcaagaacaacaacgcAGAGACAACTAGCGCTGGTGCAACTTCGTCCGCGAGCAGTGCTGCAGCTACGCCTTCAACTACTGATGGTTCAACAAACGGCGCTGCTGGGAACTGGCCTAAGATGTGGCTTGCACTTGGATCGACTTTTGCTGCTATGGTCATGATGTAAACTCTGAATCTTATTATAGAGTGGCGAAGCTGTTGATTGGACTTGGATAGGTCTTGTCGTAATACATACTTTGACTCTATACTGCTCTTGTAATGAATAATTCCTAGCTATATATAGTTGAAATGCTATAGATATCTCTGATTACTGTGTCACTGGACTATGACCTGGGCAATAACTGTAGTTCCAGCAATTGTCAGGGTGCTCCAGCAGGTTCAATGAGATGATAAGTGTTCAAACACTAAGAGCAAACTCCAATACCCTTATCCTTATTACCGCGACAGCAGTTTTCAAAAGGCCGGGCATTTCCAAAGACAGTACAGAAAGACTATTATTATGCTTATATTAGCACAGAATATGATAAACATTTTCAAGTAAACAAGAAGACTTACCCCATCACCACTAAGTGAATTGCGGCCACAGCAGCTCGCGGTATAGCCATTACGCGGCACAATCTGTCCAGCCGCGTTGACAGAGCAGCAATAAAGATCTTGCTGGGCAGCGACGCTATTGTTGTCATGTtagctatatatatataggCTAAATATAAGGCAAATATGCCTCTGGGTTGAGATAAAGAGGGCATGACATACCACGAGGCTAAAACGGCCGATAGGAAGAATGAAATCTTCATGTTGGATGATTGGTTAGGTAGTAAATCTGAGTGATGATAAGTGCGAGAAGTAAAGTAAATAGCCAGTGCTTAGACAGAAGTTAAGAGGGAAATTGTTTTAAGCCAGAGTATGGGCTATTTATATAAAGATCTCTTTTTGTTTGataattataaaatataataaaaaCTTACAAAGTCGTAATAAACTTTAAGTAATACCTAAGCTATCAATATAAGGCTAGCTGCTCTGTCTATAGTGGAGTAATACAAGGGGAGCTGAGAGTCTCTTGCCATGTCACCTCCCCTTTACTTTACTTCTGGAACCTTAAAAGAAGACCACCAGGTGCTTAATCCGCGGCCTTTGTATTGAAAAAGGCTGGGAGAACCGCCGTGCTATCCGAGATGATGCCATTAACCTCCCCACAaagggtcttgatgttgactAGCGTGCTATGACAGAACGCTCAACCGCTTGATTAAGTTTATAGCTACGGAGTATCTAATGACCGCCCAGCTAGTGAAACACTCCCTGGTGACTTTGCAAAAGCTTAATTTATTAGGTATCTTATCTTCTGCGAGTACGGATACAAGATGCCTGATCTCTATGAGTCAGTTATTCAAGTCAGTGTACTGGCCGACATCCCGCTCTGCCTGTAAAGCTAGCT comes from the Fusarium verticillioides 7600 chromosome 11, whole genome shotgun sequence genome and includes:
- a CDS encoding murein transglycosylase — its product is MYWSRIALAGLFASAAAQTYSECNPMKKTCSADKGLASSSYSVDFTKGADDDNWEGTGHGTVKYTSDGAEFTVSKQGDSPTIQSKWYMFFGRMEVHLKAAPGTGIVSSVVLLSDVLDEIDWEWLGGKDGDVQTNYYGKGNSESDTRSATYAVTQAQEEFHNYTIHWTKDSCEWYINGVAVRTLNYADALGGENYPQTPMRVKLGIWAGGDPDNAEGTIEWAGGETDYTKGPYTMTVQKIAIENLNPAESYTYSDETGSYKSIKFDEKDSGSDDDDDDSSSTASEAASKTSSKGTTSKTSSESTFTTKATSETDSESSTTASSDASSETESSDFKNNNAETTSAGATSSASSAAATPSTTDGSTNGAAGNWPKMWLALGSTFAAMVMM
- a CDS encoding murein transglycosylase, which gives rise to MYWSRIALAGLFASAAAQTYSECNPMKKTCSADKGLASSSYSVDFTKGADDDNWEGTGHGTVKYTSDGAEFTVSKQGDSPTIQSKWYMFFGRMEVHLKAAPGTGIVSSVVLLSDVLDEIDWEWLGGKDGDVQTNYYGKGNSESDTRSATYAVTQAQEEFHNYTIHWTKDSCEWYINGVAVRTLNYADALGGENYPQTPMRVKLGIWAGGDPDNAEGTIEWAGGETDYTKGPYTMTVQKIAIENLNPAESYTYSDETGSYKSIKFDEKDSGSDDDDDDSSSTASEAASKTSSKASSDASSETESSDFKNNNAETTSAGATSSASSAAATPSTTDGSTNGAAGNWPKMWLALGSTFAAMVMM